Proteins from a single region of Rhipicephalus sanguineus isolate Rsan-2018 chromosome 5, BIME_Rsan_1.4, whole genome shotgun sequence:
- the LOC119393192 gene encoding chromatin target of PRMT1 protein, whose amino-acid sequence MASKVILKNTTKLSLNERFTAYRQQAEAEALRAAAAAAAVPQIPPVPQASMRNVRLAQQMANRPSVLAALRLRKAPPVLSGGYMVPSPSIGAMERGVSPLGGGWVLQRSLRQRLGPLSGGVKARLGLRPFHPAGMLLRSRLGLRPLQANGTRAAQSRRNRGAARAYYRQPRANGALRGQFGRPRNRRRRAQQQQQQQQAAAGANSGGQNDRRQLDQQLEAYMARTRSHLDAELDAYMAQASGSSS is encoded by the exons ATGGCCAGCAAAGTAATCCTCAAGAACACAACCAAGCTCAGCCTCAATGAACG CTTCACAGCATACCGTCAGCAGGCCGAGGCAGAGGCGCTACGGGCTGCGGCAGCAGCGGCTGCAGTGCCCCAGATTCCTCCAGTGCCACAAGCATCGATGCGCAATGTGCGCCTGGCACAGCAGATGGCTAATCGGCCCAGCGTGCTTGCTGCCCTGCGCCTTCGGAAA GCACCCCCTGTGCTGAGTGGTGGCTACATGGTACCCTCTCCCTCCATCGGGGCCATGGAACGCGGGGTGTCCCCCCTCGGGGGTGGCTGGGTCCTGCAGCGTAGCCTGCGCCAACGTCTTGGCCCGCTGTCTGGTGGAGTGAAGGCACGCCTTGGACTGCGGCCGTTCCACCCAGCTGGGATGCTGCTTCGGTCTAGGCTGGGGTTGAGGCCACTTCAAGCCAATGGAACCCGTGCTGCACAGTCGCGCAGGA ATCGCGGAGCAGCCAGGGCCTACTACAGGCAGCCACGCGCCAATGGGGCTCTCCGTGGACAGTTTGGTCG GCCACGAAATCGCAGGCGACGCgctcagcagcagcaacagcagcagcaggcagCAGCCGGTGCGAATTCTGGTGGCCAAAATGACCGTCGCCAATTGGATCAGCAGCTGGAGGCATACATGGCACGTACGAGAAGTCACTTGGATGCTGAGCTGGATGCCTACATGGCCCAGGCCAGTGGGAGTAGCAGTTAG